DNA from Flavobacterium aestivum:
TTCTTTGGAGTAACAGTTAATATCGATTGCACCAAAGCGTATGAAACTTCCAAAACTCTTGGCACTACTTTTTTCATTTATTATTTTCACAAAACTCTGGTAGCGGTCAATGCTATTACAAATTTCAAATACCGCATAGAGAATACCCATATTTACATATACGACCAGATTGACGGATCTGCAACGATAAGCCGTTCCGATGGTACTTTTGGATTTTCATTAATAGAATACCATCCCGATTATACTGTTTTTGAACACAACGCAATAGTCGAAATCGAGCGCATTCAAAACACAACGGGTTTATTTACCAGAGAATTTAAAGACGATAACCTCATTCATTTTTCGGCAATTCCCTGGCTAAATTTCACCTCGCTCTCACACGCTCGTAATATGACCTTTCCTGATAGTTGTCCTAAAATTTCTTTTGGTAAGATGATGGTTTCCGAAGATGGCAAAAGAACCATGCCAATGTCAATTCATGTACATCACGGATTGATGGATGCCATGCATGTAGGACAAATGGTAGATTATTTTCAGGAAATAATGAATCAATAAACACA
Protein-coding regions in this window:
- a CDS encoding chloramphenicol acetyltransferase translates to MKKLLDLDNWNRKEHFLFFKQMQEPFFGVTVNIDCTKAYETSKTLGTTFFIYYFHKTLVAVNAITNFKYRIENTHIYIYDQIDGSATISRSDGTFGFSLIEYHPDYTVFEHNAIVEIERIQNTTGLFTREFKDDNLIHFSAIPWLNFTSLSHARNMTFPDSCPKISFGKMMVSEDGKRTMPMSIHVHHGLMDAMHVGQMVDYFQEIMNQ